gaaatatgtattttgaGCCAGGTCTTACGAGCTAACCATAGACCTGACCCAATAAATTAAACAATCCCTTTTCAGTAAGCTCAAATTCATGGACGGACATGAAAATGAACAACATAAACAACAGTGGATATAACAGTTTGTGAAAAGAGGTATGGGCCgaacatgtacactgaacaaaaatataaatgcaacatgcaacaatttaaaagattttactgagttacagttcacagttcaaaacttgagacatcggtggtattgtgttgtgtcacaaaactgtacattttagtggccttttattgcccccagcacaaggtgcacctgtgtaatgatcatgctgtttaatcagcttcttgatatgccacacctgtccgggGGATGGAgtaccttggcaaaggagaaatgttcactaacagggatgtaaacaaatctgtgcacaaaatttgagagaaataagcttttagtgcgtatggaacatttctgggatcttttatttcagctcatgaaacatgggaccaacacttcacatgttgcctttacatttttgttcagtgtacgtcTCAGTATTTGCAGAGGTGTAAAGATATGCCATATCTCTTTCATTTCTGTTCTTTGCAGATGATGATAGTTCGTTTTTACCTTGATACTCAGGATTGTCTCCAGCACTCAGAGTAAGGTTTCAATAATTACTGTTGTTCAAGGCCTGCGGTTGAGCATGTTTTTTTCTGAAATAATTGCTGAACATCTTGTGCTATCAACTTGGTGAAGGGAAACAGTCCAGTCAAAATAATAGGAACATTTGACCCTTCTGTCTAGACACACTAAGACACCATCTCATTAATGGTTATGAAACACATTCAACagccagacaaacacacacacatctaaattaTGCAGTAACGTGTCTGTAAATATGTAATATTATCATTCTTCGTTTTCTGCCCTCTTCTGGCAGCTGTTAATTAGTTTGACTATCTCAGACCGTGTCTGAGCAAAATAATCTGGTGTTCAGATCATTTAATTAGCAGTTTGAGTTCAGAGCGTGATACCCTCATGTTTCTCCTCGGGTAGGGGTGGCTCGGGCAGGGcgttaaaacaaatatttacattttctatCAACATTGAAACAGCCCATTAATTAAGCACaagtttaaattaaatatactacGTATGTTACAGTGGAAGTATTTTGGTTTCTCATATCCAAGCTGCCCAACTCCGTGACAACTATTGAAAAAACATAGACTAGTTCTCACATACATTGTAGAACACTATGCCTGATAGCCATGGGCTCTTACCTGATATGACTGCATCTCCATTTAGAAACAAGGTAAGGCCCATCAGCATCATAATCCCCAGTGCGAGGATGTAGGGCCTCCGTCGGCCCCACGGGGACCTGCAGTAGTCGCTGGCCGAGCCGATGATGGGTTGCAGCAGAAAGCCCAGGATGGGGCTGATCAGCCACACAAGGCTGTACAAGCTCTGAGGAAGTCCGACACTAAGCAGCACCGGCGTGACAAAGGCTGCCTCCACCGCATAGCAAAATTCCCTTCCAAACATCACCATGCCATGCAGCAGCAACCTCCCCCGAGACCGCATCGGAAGCTCCACCACCCCAAACACAACGGGCTCCATACTGTCCAAGTAGTCCTCCTTCATAGACTCCCTACAGTCCACACTCCCCACTGAGTAACAGCCCAGACCTGTGATGTGTGTTCCGGGCTCCGGAAGCCTGCAAGGCTGGGGTTGGTCCCCTGTGAGGAGGGACATAGCTACTGGGTGAGATGAAGGGTGTATGGGTGTAGCTCTCAGCCCGCTTGTCAATGTCAAACAGCCCAATCTCTGCTTCTTGGCTCAAGCTAATTCTCTACTGCATAGTTGAGCAATGAGTTCAAGTAGCCTCAAGTCCTGATCTGAGGCAaggagaggaggctgaggagattggaggagagatggGGTGTGGCTGTTGGTTTGATTTAGATGAATGAAGTTTCAACTTTCAGTTKTTTTTTTTTAAAGCACGTGACTAAGATTATGGCTTTTTAACCCAATCTCACAACACTATATTCCTTTACATCAAAATTATTCCTGGAATAATTTGGTGTTCCATGAAATTATCACTTAATGATAGATTACCAGAAATTCAGTAGTATTAACAGAGAGAATTGGATGACAGGAGCATGACAAGAGATTAATTTACAACTCTGCTAAAGCATGTTACATTGCATGCGTATCTGAATCCTTGCTTTCCTGTTTTTATGCAGTTTTCTCACAAGGGCTCTTTTGTAGTCTGCTCGTGTGCACATCAGGTTGATCAAGTGATGTAGCATGTGATCCCCGAGGAGAAAAGGAGTTGTAACCCTTTGATGGAAGAGtgaagaggggatggaggaggatggcCAGCCAATGTATTTACagtaaacaattcctggaagagaAGCCTGGATGCATTACACTGGATGCCCAAACACAAGGATGTACCCTCGGCAGTTAAGTTATTTCCTCTATGTATTACAATTCTAAAACGTTGTTAGTATTTGTCATGAGACACTAGCTAGTTGCCCTGCCTCAGTCATGTGAGACATTCAGGCAATTCCCAGGGGTTCTCATGGGAACCATGCCCGCTGCCCACGTCAGAGGAACCTAGGGAGGCGTCAGACAGATTTAAAGGCCACATTCTCACCAGACCCCGATCACGATCACGTGTTTGAGGGGACAATAGCTAGACTACTTTGAGTGGAGGAAATGAACATTCTTATCAATGTGGTCCATCACGATTAGATGAATTATGCtagaaaagtgaaggggtctgaatactttctgaatgtactgtgtgtgtctatatgccTGTAGTAAATGACATTCCTGATTTAACGCGCTGTATCTATAGCTTTGGGTGATACTTAAATTATCAAATATAATCCTAGGTTTCTGAACATCATGCATTAAATTGATCTAAAAGCTGTACtacaacataaaataaaaaagaaacatgACTTTAATTGAAGCATTTTAATTCAAATTGTCAAGAAATATTATTAATGGGGTGCCCATTCAGCTTTGAAAACATTCAAGATAAAATACAGGCACTTCCGTCAATAGCTGAGAATAATTTCTCACCATATTTATAGAATTACAAAGACTATTCAGAGAGGCACATTATGACACGTTAATGtattcggtactggtactccttgaaTATAKCCTcgttgtttttattgtgttactatttctttagttagaaaatatttttcttactttttaactttgcattgttgggaatgggatcgtaagtaagcatttcattgtaaagtctacacctgctgtgaccaccaacattttatttgatcatgtAAAATCATCACGAACCTTGGATACAGGTAACTGATATGAAAGAGTACTTACAGTCAAGGGTCATCATTCTCTCCGCCTCCTCCTGCTCTACCTTACTCTATAAATGACTGACACATTGTCATTGCTACCTAGCTATTAACATAATTACATCAATTACAATTAAGTGCTTACAGTCCAAACACTTACAAAGGCAACAGGGCTTGCAGTAGGTGGAAGATGTTCTATTGAAGCAATTATTGCATATTAGAGGGAAGACATTACTACAAACACCTGTAAGTtacatataataataacaattatatGAATTAATTGCATTTGCAGTGTGATTTATCCAAGGGCTCCAAGTACTTGAATAGCTCATCCACCAGCAATGCATGGCACACCATGTATCAAAGACGGTTGTCCAATTTTTAAACACTAAAGTGTACATTGGAGAGCCGGGGTGTTTTTCTTAAAGAAGGacaaagggatggagggaagaggagagaggcaggagaagaagaaaggccTGGCTACAACCGTGCTTTGGCTACGTTACACTCAATAATACCAGCTGAGAGCAACTGGTCTACCTCTGCTAGTTTGAAGCCAAACTCCTCTAGAACGAGGCGTGTGTGTTCCCCTATAAGGGGGTCCTGGGCCAGGCAGGGGTCAGCAGGGGTACGGGACAGGACAGGTGCGGGGCTCGGAGTCACCTCCCCATGGGCGTCCCTGTGGAAGGAGGCCCTCTCCTGGTTATGGGGGTGGGAGATCACTTCGTccagagagagaacgggagtcACACAGGCGTCCTTTCCGTCGAACACGCGACCCCACTCCTCCTGTGTCTTAGTCGCAAACTGCTTAGTGAAGATCTGCCTCaccactggccaatcagagaAGCTCATCTGGGGAGGAAGGTTGGCAGCATCTAATCCCAGGCCTAGAAAAGGTGATATGCAAATTATGAGATATGAGTAACACATAGATATGGATGCAGTAGAGGAAATAGGTTCCCACTAGATGTGGCAAAGTCAAAAAGTTAGCTACATcgtaaaacattatttatttatttaaaggttagggttagacagtttagcagtgtggttaaggttaggtttatgaCTTTGCCACTTGCCCAGATAGTGACGACAGGAAAGAGAAGTAATCTCTATTCAAACTAATTCCATATGTAATGAACAAGCACCCATCAATGTTTAACATTACAGAAAGATTAAATCATTGATATTCCTTTTATCTGGCTCAAAAAGAATGGAGTGTCAATTCAAGCTGTGTGAGAATGACGCACTTCATTATTTTAGAGAAATctttaaacaaacacaaatgagtTAATCAAGAGGTGTCCTGTGRGTatttacagtgtcttcagaaagtattcatacccgttgacttactccacattttcttgtgttacagcctgaatttaaatatgtttttttccctcacctatctacacacaataccccataatgacaacatgaTTCTCAACATCTTAgcaaatctattgaaaatgaaatacagaaatctcatcaCACCcgattcaatactttgtagaagcacctttgacagtgattactctaagagctttccacacctggattgtgaaacatttgcccattattctttaagaaaattcttcaagctctgtcaaactgGTTGTGATCCTTGCTACACAACCATTTTCAgttcttgctatagattttcaagcagatttaagtcaaaactgtaacttggccactcaggaacattcaccatcttcttggtaagcaactccagtgtagattaggCCTTGTTAAAAatttttttatctctatttaattgattttaaatgaaggctgtaacaacaacacacaacaagtaaagggtgtgaatactttctgaaggcactgtatctgtccagttttttaaatggatTCTCACAGCTGCAAGACGGTTACATAAAAAAAGAATGGTGTGAGTGTTGTTTGCACTATCTTGCTGTGCAtgatgtgttcatgtgtgtgtgtgtgtgtgtgtgtgtgtgtgtgtgtgtgtgtgtaatatgcatTATACATTATACATGACAGACTGTTAGATGTGCTCAGTATgccaggggagggaaggagggataatCTGCAGAGAGAAGCGGATCAGCCTGCCTGGACACAGTTGGGAGAAGCggtggaggagcaggagaaagacaagcaagagagagaagcaggagagaaagaaaatgagacAATCAGTGAAAGTAAAGTTGAGCAAAACGGACCATGGATGAGTTGGTTATAGAACTGTGTCTCAATAGCCCCGACAGCCATGTATCTCCCATCAGAGGTCTGGTATGTGTCATAGAATGGAGCTCCACTGTCCAGCATGTTCTCCCCACGCGAGTTGTTCCACATGCCAATACTACGAGATTTCCACACAAACGAGCCAACATAGGCAGCTCCTTCTACCTGGAAATAAGAGGGAAGTGTAGGGTGAATATACTGTTTGACGATTGGCATACAAACTGCAAACAAAGTTGCACTgattccaacatcatccatggcctacatttcccccaaaaaatgtaaatcaaagcTTCAGGGAAAATCTTTAGACCTGCCAATCAATGGATTAAAGGAGACATTTACCCAAAACCTAAAAACGCTCAAGTGATTCCACACATTTTTTCgacactgtacaaaaatataaaaacgcaacatgtaaagtgttggccccatgtttcatgagctgaaataaaagatcccagacattttccatacgcacaaaaatctatttctctcaaattcttaGCACAAATGTGTTAACatctgttagtgaccatttcttctttgccaagataatccatccacctgacaggtgtagcatatcaagaagctgtttaaacagcatgctcattacacaggtgcaccttgtgctggggacaataaaaggccactctaaaatgtgcagttctgccacacaacacaatgccaaagacgTCTctagatttgagggagtgtgcaaatggcgtgcTGACTGCAGAACCGTTGAcagaaaatgtcatgttaattGCTATACCATTAGTCACCTcctacgtcgttttagagaatttggcagtatgtccaaccggcctcacaaccgcaaaccacgtgtaaccaagcACTTACAAATCCTGCTTTTTCACCCAATGTACCGgggagatggcagacagcgtgtctagtgttgtgtgggtgagcggtttgctgatgtcaacgttgtgaacagagtgttccatggtggtggggttatggtatgggcaggcataagctacggacaatgcaCACAATTGCACTTTAAcgaaggcaatttgaatgcacagagataccgtgacgagatcctgaggcccattgtcatgacattcatccaccgccatcacctcatgtttgtacacaattcctggaagctgaaaatgtcccagttcttccatggactgcatacttaccagacgtgtcacccattgagcatgtttgggtgctctggattgacgtataCAACAGCGTTTTCCAGt
This portion of the Salvelinus sp. IW2-2015 linkage group LG4q.1:29, ASM291031v2, whole genome shotgun sequence genome encodes:
- the amacr gene encoding alpha-methylacyl-CoA racemase isoform X1, with protein sequence MNYDPYSLVPFMALAGVRVIELAGLAPAPFCGMILADFGAKVIRVDRTKVAMAMDTQARGKRSVAINLKSPEGVAVLKRLCIQSDVVLEPFRKGVMEKLGLGPEELLKENPRLIYARLTGYGQSGAYAKAAGHDINYLAMSGLLSMLGRSHEKPYAPLNLLADFAGGGLTCALGVVLALLERTRSGIGQVVDTSMVEGAAYVGSFVWKSRSIGMWNNSRGENMLDSGAPFYDTYQTSDGRYMAVGAIETQFYNQLIHGLGLDAANLPPQMSFSDWPVVRQIFTKQFATKTQEEWGRVFDGKDACVTPVLSLDEVISHPHNQERASFHRDAHGEVTPSPAPVLSRTPADPCLAQDPLIGEHTRLVLEEFGFKLAEVDQLLSAGIIECNVAKARL
- the amacr gene encoding alpha-methylacyl-CoA racemase isoform X2, whose protein sequence is MALAGVRVIELAGLAPAPFCGMILADFGAKVIRVDRTKVAMAMDTQARGKRSVAINLKSPEGVAVLKRLCIQSDVVLEPFRKGVMEKLGLGPEELLKENPRLIYARLTGYGQSGAYAKAAGHDINYLAMSGLLSMLGRSHEKPYAPLNLLADFAGGGLTCALGVVLALLERTRSGIGQVVDTSMVEGAAYVGSFVWKSRSIGMWNNSRGENMLDSGAPFYDTYQTSDGRYMAVGAIETQFYNQLIHGLGLDAANLPPQMSFSDWPVVRQIFTKQFATKTQEEWGRVFDGKDACVTPVLSLDEVISHPHNQERASFHRDAHGEVTPSPAPVLSRTPADPCLAQDPLIGEHTRLVLEEFGFKLAEVDQLLSAGIIECNVAKARL